In Hydrogenobacter sp., a genomic segment contains:
- a CDS encoding ribonuclease HII: MIDYELSFWKKGLLVAGVDEAGRGPLAGPVVAAAVILPPYTEPFISGDSKRMSQSERERAFEIIKAKALSVGTAVVDSVVIDRINILQATKLAMKRAIEDLKHPFDVVISDYVNLENYNCLPLVKGDEKSLSCACASIIAKVLRDRIMEHYHRLFPEYEFTKHKGYPTVRHRELLKKFGYTDIHRKSFKL; encoded by the coding sequence GTGATAGATTACGAGCTATCTTTCTGGAAAAAGGGTCTTTTGGTTGCCGGGGTGGATGAGGCGGGAAGGGGACCTTTGGCAGGTCCAGTTGTTGCTGCAGCTGTAATTCTACCACCTTACACCGAACCCTTCATAAGCGGGGATTCTAAAAGGATGTCTCAGAGTGAAAGGGAAAGAGCCTTTGAGATCATAAAGGCTAAAGCTCTATCCGTTGGCACTGCGGTAGTAGATAGCGTAGTCATAGACAGGATAAATATCCTTCAAGCTACAAAGCTGGCTATGAAAAGAGCCATTGAGGATCTCAAACACCCTTTTGACGTGGTCATAAGCGATTACGTAAATCTGGAAAATTACAACTGCCTTCCTCTGGTCAAAGGTGACGAAAAAAGCTTAAGTTGTGCGTGCGCATCCATTATAGCAAAAGTATTGAGAGACAGAATCATGGAGCATTATCACCGTCTATTTCCTGAGTACGAATTTACAAAACATAAAGGATACCCCACTGTCAGACACAGAGAGCTTTTAAAAAAGTTTGGCTACACTGATATACACAGAAAAAGTTTCAAGCTGTAA
- a CDS encoding pilus assembly protein PilY, with the protein MKVKSLLTLLFISLVFLNPKESNVKAASMGSYCYIPPYVGQAVSPNVMLLIDVSGSMSWCAYNPNSYKTGCCTSSSGCGWTYQGTEEGYFDPTKVYKYQSGVWVETTGTPASCPKSAYVCNWWGCFDALDKTKLYSGSCLNFLYMTRIDLVRWALTGGSLASCNTGVNVK; encoded by the coding sequence ATGAAGGTAAAGAGCCTGCTAACACTCCTTTTCATATCCTTGGTGTTTTTAAATCCAAAAGAAAGTAATGTAAAAGCTGCCTCTATGGGAAGTTACTGCTACATTCCTCCTTATGTAGGGCAAGCTGTATCTCCAAACGTAATGCTCCTTATAGATGTCAGCGGGTCAATGTCATGGTGTGCCTACAATCCTAATTCGTATAAAACTGGTTGTTGTACTTCCTCATCAGGATGTGGCTGGACATATCAAGGTACAGAGGAAGGATACTTTGATCCTACAAAAGTTTACAAATATCAATCAGGTGTCTGGGTAGAAACTACAGGAACACCTGCGAGCTGTCCAAAAAGTGCGTACGTATGTAATTGGTGGGGATGTTTTGATGCACTAGATAAGACAAAGTTATACAGCGGTAGCTGTCTCAACTTTCTGTACATGACAAGGATAGATTTAGTAAGGTGGGCATTAACTGGGGGTAGTCTTGCAAGCTGTAATACTGGTGTGAACGTAAAAA